A single region of the Oenococcus kitaharae DSM 17330 genome encodes:
- a CDS encoding pyridoxamine 5'-phosphate oxidase family protein, producing MAILTEAMKEMVKNQFCFLATADAQGNPQVGPKGSMHVLDDSHLIYFEHTFRQAFDNLTLNGRAAVAVADRPAQKGFRFEGTAHIHEGDDYANSILSKTKIFERFPRAAVVVIDVERIYKLDNTLEAGIQIA from the coding sequence ATGGCAATTTTAACCGAAGCAATGAAAGAGATGGTCAAAAATCAGTTTTGTTTCTTAGCTACAGCTGATGCACAAGGAAATCCACAGGTAGGGCCAAAGGGGTCGATGCACGTCTTAGACGATAGCCACCTGATTTATTTTGAGCATACCTTCCGGCAGGCTTTTGATAATTTGACCTTAAACGGCCGCGCGGCTGTCGCTGTCGCTGACCGTCCAGCACAAAAAGGTTTTCGTTTCGAAGGAACGGCTCATATCCACGAAGGCGATGACTACGCTAACAGCATCCTATCGAAGACAAAAATATTTGAACGTTTTCCACGTGCAGCTGTTGTTGTGATTGATGTCGAGCGCATCTACAAGCTAGACAACACCTTGGAAGCCGGTATCCAGATCGCCTGA
- a CDS encoding GNAT family N-acetyltransferase, translated as MVTKLRPLERKDLGFIHQLDNERATMAFWFEEPYESLDELTTLYDKHIHDERERRFVVDVDDEFAGILELVDIDFLHRTTEIQIIIDRSFRGRGLATVAMRKGLDYAFNMINMFKVYLFVDVDNARGLHVYKKLGFVEEGRLRKHFFANGQYHDSFIMGIFKQEIKD; from the coding sequence ATGGTCACCAAATTACGGCCGCTGGAACGAAAAGACTTAGGCTTTATTCATCAGCTGGATAATGAAAGAGCTACGATGGCTTTTTGGTTCGAAGAGCCTTATGAATCTTTGGATGAATTAACCACTTTGTATGACAAACATATTCACGATGAGCGCGAAAGGCGTTTTGTCGTTGATGTCGATGACGAGTTCGCTGGCATTCTTGAATTAGTCGACATTGATTTTCTGCATCGGACGACTGAAATTCAGATTATCATTGACCGGTCTTTTCGCGGCAGAGGGCTGGCAACCGTCGCAATGAGAAAGGGTTTGGATTATGCCTTCAATATGATCAACATGTTCAAAGTCTATTTATTCGTTGATGTTGATAATGCCCGTGGCCTGCATGTTTACAAAAAGCTCGGTTTTGTCGAAGAAGGCAGGCTGCGCAAACATTTCTTTGCTAACGGGCAGTACCATGACAGCTTTATCATGGGTATTTTCAAACAAGAAATTAAAGATTGA
- a CDS encoding sensor histidine kinase — MFWRENRLVFSSILAFIAVMCVTFYLRHVPLEILWSALLFGMTVLIVFTLYRYCQFRRRHAERMHQLVPEVDLKAESSAEADMLQLLNEQKNYYENKLARVKQFDEELTDVVSIWSHQMKVPLSVLDLMGQTGDFTTDDVKEQTFQLENYLDLLLNHLRLNHQQTDYRFTKVPLKVLVQSVVRKFAPVFIRKNLRVQIDGDAVWTTDEKWLALVLEQIISNSVKYTKRGGVVITIRPDGIQIKDTGIGILKEDLPRLFDHGFTGYNGRRFQKATGLGFFLVKEVADRLSLTVHVDSTIDQGTSVTIGQKKSS, encoded by the coding sequence ATGTTTTGGCGTGAAAACCGTTTGGTATTTTCCAGTATCCTGGCTTTTATAGCGGTCATGTGTGTGACATTTTATCTGCGCCATGTGCCGCTTGAGATACTTTGGTCAGCCTTGCTGTTCGGCATGACCGTTCTAATTGTGTTTACACTTTATCGTTACTGCCAATTTCGTCGCCGGCACGCAGAAAGAATGCACCAACTGGTGCCGGAAGTTGATTTGAAAGCTGAGTCGTCGGCTGAAGCGGATATGCTGCAGCTTCTGAATGAACAAAAAAATTATTACGAAAACAAGCTTGCGCGTGTCAAACAATTTGATGAGGAGCTAACCGATGTTGTCAGTATCTGGAGCCACCAAATGAAAGTGCCGTTGTCTGTGCTGGATTTGATGGGGCAGACGGGCGATTTCACAACCGATGATGTCAAAGAGCAGACTTTTCAATTAGAAAATTATTTGGATTTATTGTTGAACCATCTGCGCTTGAACCATCAGCAGACAGATTACCGTTTTACTAAGGTCCCGTTAAAAGTCTTGGTACAGAGCGTGGTACGTAAATTTGCACCCGTGTTTATTAGAAAGAATCTGCGTGTCCAAATTGATGGGGATGCTGTATGGACGACTGATGAAAAATGGCTGGCTTTAGTGTTGGAACAGATTATCAGTAATAGCGTTAAATATACGAAACGCGGTGGTGTTGTGATCACGATAAGGCCGGATGGAATTCAAATCAAGGATACAGGGATCGGTATTTTAAAAGAGGATCTGCCGCGTTTGTTCGATCATGGTTTTACAGGTTATAACGGCCGCCGTTTTCAAAAAGCAACTGGACTTGGCTTCTTTTTGGTGAAAGAAGTGGCTGACCGCCTATCGTTGACTGTACATGTCGATTCCACAATTGATCAAGGGACGTCGGTCACGATCGGGCAGAAGAAAAGCAGTTAA
- a CDS encoding response regulator transcription factor, which produces MFNTQGRTIMAIVFVVEDDAAIVKQIKAAFNDYQVLSVQDFRSVAQEIAAAGPDLILMDIKLPYFNGFYWTAEIRKQATTPILFLSSADDEMNQVMAMNMGADGYVTKPFSIDLLQAKINALLRRTYQFSQTQLTFQEFVLAGSELKKGSDRVELTPTESKLLRTLFEHPNRTVTKETLLEKLWESDEYVDANTLQVNIARMRKKLLTIGFDYIGTVRGVGYVLA; this is translated from the coding sequence ATATTCAACACACAGGGGAGAACAATAATGGCTATCGTATTCGTCGTGGAAGATGATGCAGCAATCGTCAAACAGATCAAGGCTGCTTTTAACGATTATCAGGTGCTTTCCGTGCAGGATTTTCGCAGTGTTGCCCAGGAAATTGCTGCCGCGGGGCCTGACCTGATTTTGATGGATATCAAGCTGCCGTATTTTAACGGTTTTTATTGGACCGCGGAAATCCGTAAACAGGCAACGACGCCGATTCTGTTTCTCAGCTCGGCAGACGATGAAATGAATCAAGTCATGGCCATGAATATGGGTGCTGATGGTTATGTGACCAAGCCCTTTTCGATTGACTTACTGCAGGCAAAAATCAATGCACTGCTTCGGCGGACTTATCAATTTTCACAAACGCAGCTGACTTTTCAAGAGTTCGTGCTGGCAGGGTCAGAACTCAAAAAGGGCAGTGACCGCGTTGAGCTGACACCGACTGAAAGCAAATTATTGCGCACTTTGTTTGAACATCCTAATCGAACTGTGACCAAGGAAACGCTCCTGGAAAAACTGTGGGAATCTGATGAATATGTTGACGCTAATACTTTGCAGGTTAATATTGCCCGTATGCGCAAGAAACTGCTGACAATTGGTTTTGATTACATCGGAACAGTTCGCGGAGTTGGCTATGTTTTGGCGTGA
- a CDS encoding FtsX-like permease family protein yields the protein MFYLKLASRNIRQSLSTFLPFGLSSIVMFVMNLTIASILFSPSLRKVPGAPNAAMMLALGLIVLLIFATIFMIYSYRFLLKRRTKEFGLYNILGLKKQQIIRIAVLELFMMLIATAIIGSILGVILAKFLYLILVNMLGTNYFNLQWSPTAIIVVAVAFIFIYLLLMMISILTIKRQSSLELLKNENRGEKEPKARVILACLGIIFLAIGYYMAVTVASPLDALFKFFIAVLFVIAGTFLFYMSFTIWLLKRRKKNKKYYYQPKHFITVSSMLYRMKQNAAGLANITILVTMTFVTLATTIGLYTSINGFLHGYFIRNTMINFNTTLPKSQSLIQQAAKENNIPLKNSIGYNMSDGLYGTVKQGKFEATQRFTTLTAINFMTADMYTKLTGKKVQLSNNQAIVFPLIGNFDAKQITFWQHRFNIKGKISSMRNFPTISMTASNWLILIVNSEKQVQPILDQAGKNGGGMTSDLHFQSTISTDLSAKNASKLDEALSNYRLNGSDKPIRKISDQSQLESGMGIPPSMMRYDQMHQQFMSFAGGFLFIGLILGFTFILGTALIIYYKQISEGEQDKRSFEILQEVGLSKQEVRQTIRSQVLLVFFMPIVVAVCHFAFAFVMIQKLISLFGTTQLGLLLGTSIATIAIVAIVYYLIFKQTSRVYYRLVER from the coding sequence ATGTTTTATTTAAAACTTGCTAGCCGCAATATTCGTCAATCGCTGAGTACTTTTTTACCTTTCGGCCTTTCGAGTATAGTCATGTTTGTCATGAATCTGACAATTGCCAGTATTTTGTTCAGTCCCAGTTTGAGAAAAGTACCAGGTGCACCGAATGCCGCAATGATGCTTGCTTTAGGACTGATTGTTCTGCTGATTTTCGCTACGATTTTCATGATTTACAGTTATCGTTTCTTATTGAAACGGCGCACAAAGGAATTCGGTCTTTACAATATTTTGGGCTTGAAAAAACAGCAGATTATCCGCATCGCCGTTTTGGAACTTTTCATGATGCTGATTGCCACTGCTATTATCGGCAGCATTCTTGGCGTTATTTTGGCTAAATTCCTGTATCTGATTTTGGTAAATATGCTGGGTACCAATTACTTTAATCTGCAGTGGAGTCCGACAGCGATCATAGTTGTGGCGGTCGCATTTATTTTTATTTATCTGCTGCTCATGATGATCAGCATCTTGACGATTAAAAGACAGTCAAGCTTGGAGCTGCTGAAGAATGAGAACCGGGGGGAAAAAGAACCCAAGGCACGTGTCATCCTGGCATGCTTAGGCATTATCTTTTTGGCGATCGGTTATTATATGGCTGTTACAGTTGCCTCGCCGCTGGACGCGTTGTTCAAATTTTTTATAGCAGTTCTATTTGTGATTGCTGGTACTTTCTTGTTCTATATGAGTTTTACGATTTGGCTATTAAAGCGGCGCAAGAAAAACAAAAAGTATTATTATCAGCCGAAACATTTTATTACCGTTTCCAGCATGCTTTATCGCATGAAGCAAAACGCCGCCGGACTGGCTAATATTACGATTTTAGTCACGATGACTTTTGTCACTTTGGCGACGACAATTGGCTTATACACAAGTATTAATGGTTTTCTGCACGGCTATTTTATTCGAAACACAATGATTAATTTCAATACGACCTTGCCTAAGAGCCAGTCTTTAATCCAGCAAGCTGCCAAGGAAAATAATATTCCGTTGAAAAACAGTATTGGCTACAATATGTCGGACGGTTTGTACGGAACCGTGAAGCAAGGAAAATTTGAGGCCACCCAACGTTTTACGACTTTGACTGCAATCAATTTCATGACGGCTGATATGTATACGAAGTTAACTGGCAAGAAGGTCCAGTTATCCAATAATCAGGCAATTGTGTTTCCGCTGATTGGCAATTTTGACGCCAAACAGATTACTTTCTGGCAGCATCGTTTTAATATCAAAGGAAAAATCAGCAGTATGCGCAATTTTCCGACTATCAGTATGACGGCTTCTAATTGGCTGATTTTAATTGTCAATTCTGAAAAACAAGTCCAGCCAATCTTAGACCAAGCCGGAAAAAACGGAGGCGGCATGACTTCGGATTTGCATTTCCAAAGTACGATCAGCACGGATTTATCTGCAAAAAACGCAAGCAAATTGGACGAGGCACTATCAAACTATCGTCTGAATGGCAGTGACAAGCCGATCCGTAAGATTTCTGATCAATCGCAGCTGGAAAGCGGCATGGGTATACCTCCAAGCATGATGCGTTATGATCAGATGCATCAGCAGTTTATGTCTTTTGCCGGTGGTTTTCTCTTTATCGGTTTGATTCTTGGCTTCACTTTCATTTTGGGTACTGCTCTGATCATTTACTACAAGCAGATTTCCGAAGGAGAGCAAGACAAACGGAGTTTTGAAATTCTTCAGGAGGTCGGTCTAAGCAAACAAGAAGTCCGTCAGACGATTCGATCACAAGTTCTGCTTGTCTTCTTTATGCCGATTGTTGTCGCTGTCTGCCACTTTGCTTTTGCCTTTGTGATGATCCAAAAATTAATCAGTCTCTTCGGCACAACTCAATTAGGCCTGTTGTTGGGGACGAGCATTGCCACAATTGCGATCGTGGCGATCGTCTATTATCTGATTTTCAAACAGACGAGCAGAGTTTATTACCGGCTTGTTGAGAGGTGA
- a CDS encoding ABC transporter ATP-binding protein translates to MLLQVNHLQKIFQTRFSKEKTTALQDVAFGVDKGEYIAIMGESGSGKTTLLNILATLEKPTSGSVILNDQDITKIKENQLAVYRREHLGFIFQDFNLLDTLSVRDNIFLPLVLGRQKTAIMEQRLAQLAPKLNIADLLNKQPFELSGGQKQRVAIARALITQPELVLADEPTAALDFKNSEALLSLLESINQAGQTILMVTHSAMAAAHAKRVLFIKDGRIFHQLYRADREVPAFMQEISLTMTNILGTEVQ, encoded by the coding sequence ATGCTGCTGCAAGTAAATCATTTACAGAAAATTTTTCAGACGCGTTTTAGCAAAGAGAAGACGACTGCGTTACAAGACGTGGCCTTTGGCGTTGACAAAGGTGAATATATTGCCATCATGGGCGAGAGCGGATCTGGGAAAACGACACTGCTGAACATACTAGCAACTTTGGAAAAACCAACCTCAGGTTCTGTGATTCTAAACGATCAGGACATTACAAAAATCAAAGAAAACCAGTTAGCTGTCTATCGGCGCGAACACTTAGGCTTTATTTTTCAGGATTTTAATTTGCTGGATACCTTGTCTGTACGCGATAATATTTTTCTGCCGCTGGTTTTAGGCAGACAGAAAACTGCCATAATGGAGCAGCGCCTGGCACAGCTGGCGCCAAAATTAAATATCGCCGACCTATTAAATAAGCAGCCCTTTGAATTATCCGGTGGCCAAAAACAACGCGTGGCAATTGCACGTGCTTTAATCACACAACCGGAACTCGTCCTAGCTGACGAACCGACTGCGGCGTTGGACTTTAAAAACAGCGAAGCACTACTATCGCTGCTGGAATCAATTAATCAGGCTGGCCAGACCATTTTAATGGTGACACACTCGGCGATGGCAGCCGCACATGCCAAACGCGTCTTATTCATTAAAGACGGCCGTATTTTTCATCAACTCTACCGTGCTGATCGGGAAGTGCCTGCCTTCATGCAGGAAATCAGTCTGACGATGACAAATATTCTCGGAACCGAGGTGCAGTAA
- a CDS encoding MFS transporter, translating to MAEQSMTSSNKQDSAVQNRHLNKSEWSWILYDWANSSFGIIVVTAVLPIFLMSVGQNSGYSQASSAAFWSYANSFSTLLVAFSAPFLGALADFAGMKRKLFSSFTIIGIAATAALVLAGDRHFWLLLGIFVIANIGYSAGNIFYDSYLIDVTSNDRMDKVSSAGYGWGYMGGLVPFSVFYGMVVSGILKGNRAYYAAFLIAAIWWLVWTLPFWRNVKQRSSLPLPQHALRSAIAEISGTIKHFKEKEYRQLAIFLLAYFFYIDGVNTIFTVASPFGLAVGIQASQLLIVLLVVQLLAFPFSILYGYLGKRVGTKRMLIVGVCVYLLIVCYALFINSALEFWILAVLVGTSQGGIQALSRSYFGKLLPKEHASEFFGFFNIFGKFSAIIGPFLFGVAAQLSGHVQIGAFSMVILFLLGLILLVAVKENSEKA from the coding sequence ATGGCAGAACAATCGATGACGTCTTCAAATAAGCAGGATTCAGCAGTCCAAAACAGACACTTAAATAAAAGTGAATGGTCCTGGATTTTATATGATTGGGCTAATTCCAGTTTTGGGATTATCGTTGTCACGGCCGTCCTGCCGATATTTTTGATGTCGGTCGGCCAAAACAGCGGCTATTCGCAAGCATCTTCAGCGGCCTTTTGGTCATATGCAAATTCCTTCTCAACATTATTGGTTGCTTTTTCGGCACCTTTTCTGGGGGCTTTGGCAGATTTTGCGGGCATGAAACGCAAATTATTCAGCAGTTTTACAATCATTGGTATCGCGGCCACAGCTGCGCTGGTTCTGGCGGGGGATCGGCATTTCTGGCTGCTGCTGGGAATTTTCGTGATTGCTAATATCGGTTATTCAGCCGGCAATATTTTTTATGATTCGTACTTAATTGATGTCACGAGCAATGATCGCATGGATAAGGTGAGCTCGGCTGGCTATGGCTGGGGATATATGGGCGGCCTTGTGCCTTTTTCAGTTTTTTATGGCATGGTAGTCAGCGGGATTTTAAAGGGCAATAGAGCCTATTATGCGGCTTTTTTGATTGCTGCAATCTGGTGGCTGGTCTGGACACTGCCATTTTGGCGGAATGTCAAGCAAAGAAGCAGTCTACCGCTGCCTCAACACGCCTTGCGCTCGGCTATTGCAGAAATTTCAGGAACCATCAAGCATTTCAAAGAAAAAGAGTATCGGCAGCTGGCCATCTTCCTGCTGGCTTATTTTTTCTATATTGATGGTGTCAACACAATTTTTACGGTCGCTTCGCCCTTTGGTTTAGCGGTTGGGATTCAAGCATCGCAGTTATTGATTGTTTTACTGGTCGTCCAGCTTCTGGCATTTCCATTCTCGATTCTATATGGTTATTTAGGCAAAAGGGTGGGGACAAAACGTATGCTGATTGTTGGCGTCTGCGTCTACTTATTGATTGTCTGCTACGCTTTATTTATTAATTCTGCTTTGGAATTTTGGATTTTAGCGGTACTGGTGGGCACTTCTCAAGGCGGTATTCAGGCTTTGAGCCGTTCCTATTTTGGTAAACTGCTGCCCAAAGAACATGCTTCAGAGTTTTTTGGTTTTTTCAATATTTTTGGAAAATTTTCCGCGATTATCGGCCCATTTCTCTTTGGCGTGGCAGCTCAGTTGTCTGGGCATGTGCAAATTGGGGCCTTCAGTATGGTTATTTTATTCCTGCTGGGACTGATTCTTTTAGTTGCCGTCAAAGAAAATTCAGAAAAGGCTTGA
- a CDS encoding alkaline phosphatase family protein: protein MLNDQKHLLVVSFDALGELDTKNHLNLMPNLKALIDSGTHVEKVFGIYPTLTYPSHTTIVTGDYPSRHGIVNNTLTQLSRGLSPDWYWWAKYIKKPTLYQLAHENNMTVAAFLWPVTAGSPAIKYNIAEIFPNRIWQNQYTQSFRASSPFFTIHMNSLFGKMRNGISQPQLDDFVTASAVWTLRHKFPNLTLIHLVDLDSMRHHYGVESPEALAALSRLDTHLGLMIDALKEDGRFDQTNIVVLGDHYQINVSRMIHLNYLFKQNSWLDYDSDKGIITDWQVLAKTTDGSTYIYLKDSKKAAGIAHLIKDHAGEGVEKVYTHDELVKMGADANADLMVEAKAGYYFTDEAAVGSLIEEVTPDMMGHTDRYRAVHGFLPTKRDYQTTLILSGPGIKKGHTVKQARLIDEAPTFAHILGLKFKEAIDGRTIDDVFK, encoded by the coding sequence ATGCTAAATGATCAGAAACACTTACTGGTAGTTTCTTTTGACGCTTTGGGAGAACTGGATACAAAGAACCATCTGAATTTGATGCCTAATTTAAAAGCCCTAATTGACAGTGGGACACATGTTGAGAAAGTATTTGGTATCTATCCGACACTGACTTATCCGAGCCATACGACAATTGTGACGGGTGATTATCCCAGCCGGCATGGCATTGTGAATAACACGCTGACACAATTATCCCGCGGGCTTTCGCCTGATTGGTACTGGTGGGCCAAGTATATTAAAAAACCGACACTGTATCAATTGGCTCATGAAAATAATATGACTGTGGCAGCTTTTTTGTGGCCTGTCACAGCTGGCAGCCCAGCAATTAAATATAATATTGCTGAAATCTTTCCTAATCGAATTTGGCAGAACCAATATACGCAGTCTTTTCGAGCTAGTTCACCTTTTTTTACGATCCACATGAATTCGCTGTTTGGCAAAATGCGCAATGGTATTTCACAACCGCAATTGGATGATTTTGTCACGGCATCAGCTGTCTGGACACTAAGGCACAAATTTCCGAATCTTACCCTGATTCATTTGGTAGATTTGGACTCGATGCGTCACCATTATGGCGTTGAATCACCGGAAGCATTGGCAGCCTTATCACGCTTGGATACGCATCTTGGTTTGATGATCGATGCACTCAAAGAAGACGGCCGCTTTGACCAGACAAATATTGTTGTCCTAGGCGACCACTATCAAATTAATGTCAGCCGTATGATCCATTTGAATTATTTGTTCAAACAAAATTCTTGGCTGGATTATGACAGCGATAAAGGTATTATTACAGACTGGCAGGTGCTGGCTAAGACAACAGACGGGTCGACATATATCTATCTGAAAGATTCAAAAAAGGCCGCCGGAATCGCACATTTGATTAAAGATCATGCCGGTGAGGGTGTTGAAAAAGTCTATACACATGATGAATTGGTCAAAATGGGCGCTGATGCCAATGCTGATTTAATGGTTGAAGCCAAAGCGGGCTATTATTTTACAGATGAAGCAGCTGTGGGTAGTTTGATTGAAGAGGTGACTCCCGACATGATGGGCCACACAGATCGTTATCGGGCTGTTCATGGTTTTTTGCCGACGAAAAGAGATTATCAGACAACACTGATTTTATCCGGGCCTGGCATTAAAAAGGGACATACCGTCAAACAAGCGCGTCTGATTGATGAGGCGCCGACATTTGCCCATATACTCGGGCTCAAGTTCAAGGAGGCAATTGATGGCAGAACAATCGATGACGTCTTCAAATAA
- a CDS encoding diacylglycerol/lipid kinase family protein, whose product MSVCKSIQLRIMHAHFYAIVNQHAGNYRGYKIWQQIQEYMIQKDVRLSVLLSAYPGAPEDLAYDLASSLPDKESDVVVLAFGGDGTLHEVLNGLIEAKRHFPLPLAYIPAGSGNDFARGAGLKSASHWKQGLLDLLQTTHAQVINIGSYQLQENQPRRFFMNSFGIGFDGSVLKRANQSSYKNLLNHVGLGAISYLIAAVFTIFQTKGFPAKIHGLDLTKSYAKAYLMIVTNHPYFGGGIKVAPDAKLHESNLKFVLFQRHHLGQIIFDMLAIIFGGFQYHMKAVDNTLLTHDFTIEVNSGQTAQVDGKSIDQENYRVHFSKSSYPFWLPETINKKR is encoded by the coding sequence ATGTCAGTATGTAAAAGCATACAATTAAGAATTATGCATGCACATTTTTATGCCATTGTTAATCAGCATGCCGGTAATTATCGGGGTTATAAAATCTGGCAGCAGATTCAGGAATACATGATCCAAAAAGACGTTCGTCTGTCCGTCCTGCTTTCTGCTTATCCAGGCGCACCCGAGGATCTGGCTTACGATTTAGCCAGCAGTCTGCCGGACAAAGAATCTGATGTCGTCGTCTTGGCTTTTGGCGGGGACGGCACATTGCATGAAGTTCTGAATGGTTTGATTGAGGCTAAACGCCATTTTCCCTTGCCGCTGGCATATATTCCTGCAGGTTCTGGCAACGACTTTGCCCGTGGTGCTGGGCTTAAATCAGCAAGTCATTGGAAACAAGGCCTTTTGGATCTCTTGCAGACAACACATGCTCAAGTGATTAATATCGGCAGTTATCAGCTTCAGGAAAACCAGCCTAGGCGTTTTTTTATGAACAGTTTTGGTATCGGTTTTGATGGTTCGGTTTTAAAAAGAGCCAATCAGTCGTCCTACAAAAATCTACTGAATCATGTTGGCCTAGGTGCGATTAGCTATTTAATTGCGGCTGTATTTACCATTTTTCAAACAAAGGGTTTCCCAGCCAAAATCCACGGACTGGACTTAACAAAAAGCTATGCTAAAGCCTATCTGATGATTGTCACTAATCATCCCTACTTTGGCGGCGGCATTAAAGTGGCTCCAGACGCAAAACTGCATGAAAGTAATCTCAAATTTGTATTGTTTCAAAGACATCATCTGGGCCAAATTATTTTCGATATGCTGGCAATCATTTTCGGCGGTTTTCAATATCATATGAAGGCTGTTGATAATACTCTGCTCACACACGATTTCACGATTGAAGTCAACAGCGGGCAAACGGCACAAGTAGACGGCAAATCAATCGATCAAGAAAATTATCGAGTTCATTTTTCCAAAAGCAGCTACCCTTTCTGGCTTCCGGAGACAATCAATAAAAAGCGTTGA
- a CDS encoding aldo/keto reductase encodes MENYVLSDGLRLPKVGFGTYLLNGAQGVNTIVSGIQTGYRLLDSAFNYENEGALGRAVKRAGVNRSDLIITSKLPGRHYGFQDAISTIQESLYRAGLDYYDLYLLHWPNPKRGQYVEAWQALIQAQKFGLIRSIGVCNFLPEHLDKLEKETGVMPVINQIELHPYFNQQAQRDYDAKHNILTEDWSPLGRASQMLKNDTLIKLAAKYNKNVGQLILRWEVQLGTLPIPKASSPTRQAGNMDLFDFVISDGDMAMINSLTKPNGRNNDQDPAEYEEF; translated from the coding sequence ATGGAAAATTATGTATTAAGTGACGGATTGCGTTTGCCGAAAGTTGGTTTTGGTACCTATCTGTTGAATGGTGCGCAAGGTGTTAATACGATTGTTTCCGGCATTCAGACTGGATACCGTTTGCTGGATTCTGCTTTTAATTACGAAAATGAGGGCGCTTTAGGCCGAGCTGTCAAACGCGCTGGCGTTAATCGTTCCGATTTGATTATTACTTCTAAATTACCGGGCAGGCACTACGGTTTTCAGGATGCAATCAGCACCATTCAGGAATCGCTTTATCGAGCAGGACTGGATTATTACGATCTCTATCTGCTGCATTGGCCCAACCCTAAACGCGGCCAATATGTTGAAGCCTGGCAGGCACTGATTCAAGCACAGAAATTTGGCCTGATCCGTTCTATTGGGGTCTGCAATTTTCTGCCTGAACATTTGGACAAGTTGGAAAAAGAGACAGGTGTTATGCCTGTGATCAACCAAATAGAGCTGCATCCGTACTTCAATCAGCAAGCACAGCGTGATTATGACGCAAAGCACAATATTTTGACTGAAGATTGGAGTCCATTGGGACGTGCCAGCCAAATGCTGAAAAACGATACGCTCATCAAATTAGCAGCTAAATACAATAAAAATGTCGGTCAGCTAATTCTCCGTTGGGAAGTCCAGTTGGGAACCTTGCCGATTCCTAAGGCATCATCACCAACTCGCCAGGCCGGCAACATGGATCTGTTCGACTTTGTGATTTCGGATGGTGATATGGCCATGATTAATAGCCTGACAAAACCCAATGGCCGAAACAATGATCAGGATCCAGCTGAGTATGAAGAATTTTAA